Proteins from a genomic interval of Capsicum annuum cultivar UCD-10X-F1 chromosome 4, UCD10Xv1.1, whole genome shotgun sequence:
- the LOC107867935 gene encoding glyoxylate/hydroxypyruvate reductase HPR3 isoform X2 produces MYRKTASALKVCKTWVCDTKTLGNTSLELQHQRRHCFSSLSQPGPNASPKVPKMGDNSSSHVTRVLFCGPHFPASHNYTREYLQCYPFVQVDDVPLESVAAVIGDYEICVVKNFRMNSDVLSHAKSMKLIMQFGVGLEGVDINAATKHGIKVARIPGGATGNAASCAEMAIYLILGLLRKQHQLKISVEQKKLGEPIGDNLQGKTVFILGFGNIGIHLAKRLRPFDVKILATKRSWGRLAQDSSKSEAPPVENDCYADLVDERGSHADILKFASKADIVVCCLAMNSETAGIVNNDFISVMRKGAILINISRGGLLDYDAVLTHLKSGHLGGLGIDVAWTEPFDPDDAILKFPDVIITPHVAGVTELSYRYMGKVVGDVALQLHAGEPFAGIEIVN; encoded by the exons ATGTACCGTAAGACCGCCTCCGCATTAAAGGTCTGCAAAACCTGGGTTTGTGATACAAAAACACTGGGAAACACTTCTCTTGAGCTGCAACATCAACGCCGCCATTGCTTCTCTTCTCTATCTCAACCTG gtccaaaCGCATCCCCAAAGGTTCCGAAAATGGGTGATAATAGTAGCAGTCACGTTACTCGTGTTCTTTTTTGCGGGCCTCACTTTCCCGCTTCTCACAATTATACCAGAGAATATTTGCAATGCTATCCATTTGTTCAG GTTGATGACGTTCCACTTGAAAGTGTGGCTGCTGTGATTGGTGACTATGAAATTTGTGTGGTTAAAAACTTCCGGATGAACTCTGATGTCCTCTCCCATGCAAAGAGCATGAAGCTCATAATGCAATTTGGAGTTGGGCTAGAAG GTGTTGACATTAATGCTGCCACAAAGCATGGCATTAAGGTTGCCAGAATTCCAGGTGGTGCAACTGGAAATGCTGCTTCATGTGCTGAAATGGCCATATATCTCATCTTGGGCCTCCTGCGTAAGCAA CATCAATTGAAAATTTCTGTGGAGCAGAAAAAGCTTGGGGAGCCAATTGGTGACAATCTGCAAGGGAAAACA GTGTTTATCCTGGGGTTTGGAAATATCGGGATACATTTGGCGAAGCGTCTACGTCCATTTGATGTGAAAATACTTGCTACCAAACGGAGTTGGGGCAGGCTTGCACAGGACTCAAGCAAATCTGAGG CACCGCCTGTTGAGAATGACTGCTATGCTGACCTGGTTGATGAGAGGGGAAGCCATGCTGATATCTTGAAGTTCGCAAGCAAAGCTGATATTGTTGTATGTTGCTTAGCCATGAACAGTGAAACT GCTGGCATCGTGAACAATGATTTTATATCTGTCATGAGAAAG GGTGCCATTCTGATTAATATCTCTCGAGGTGGTCTCTTGGACTATGATGCTGTTTTAACTCATCTCAAATCAGGACATTTAGGCGGTTTAGGAATTGATGTGGCTTGGACTGAACCATTTGATCCTGATGATGCTATCCTTAAATTTCCAGATGTTATAATCACACCCCATGTTGCTGGTGTTACAGAATTATCCTATAGATACATGGGCAAG GTTGTTGGAGACGTTGCACTTCAACTCCATGCAGGAGAACCTTTTGCAGGAATAGAGATTGTCAATTGA
- the LOC107867935 gene encoding uncharacterized protein LOC107867935 isoform X1 codes for MYRKTASALKVCKTWVCDTKTLGNTSLELQHQRRHCFSSLSQPGPNASPKVPKMGDNSSSHVTRVLFCGPHFPASHNYTREYLQCYPFVQVDDVPLESVAAVIGDYEICVVKNFRMNSDVLSHAKSMKLIMQFGVGLEGVDINAATKHGIKVARIPGGATGNAASCAEMAIYLILGLLRKQHQLKISVEQKKLGEPIGDNLQGKTVFILGFGNIGIHLAKRLRPFDVKILATKRSWGRLAQDSSKSEAPPVENDCYADLVDERGSHADILKFASKADIVVCCLAMNSETAGIVNNDFISVMRKDRKTGQTIVIGYESQGLYHLTSSNSFIACSTIDPPDLIHKRLEHPSLSKLQKMVPSLSSLSTLDCESCQLGKHTRATFSRSIESLRVYFLISSL; via the exons ATGTACCGTAAGACCGCCTCCGCATTAAAGGTCTGCAAAACCTGGGTTTGTGATACAAAAACACTGGGAAACACTTCTCTTGAGCTGCAACATCAACGCCGCCATTGCTTCTCTTCTCTATCTCAACCTG gtccaaaCGCATCCCCAAAGGTTCCGAAAATGGGTGATAATAGTAGCAGTCACGTTACTCGTGTTCTTTTTTGCGGGCCTCACTTTCCCGCTTCTCACAATTATACCAGAGAATATTTGCAATGCTATCCATTTGTTCAG GTTGATGACGTTCCACTTGAAAGTGTGGCTGCTGTGATTGGTGACTATGAAATTTGTGTGGTTAAAAACTTCCGGATGAACTCTGATGTCCTCTCCCATGCAAAGAGCATGAAGCTCATAATGCAATTTGGAGTTGGGCTAGAAG GTGTTGACATTAATGCTGCCACAAAGCATGGCATTAAGGTTGCCAGAATTCCAGGTGGTGCAACTGGAAATGCTGCTTCATGTGCTGAAATGGCCATATATCTCATCTTGGGCCTCCTGCGTAAGCAA CATCAATTGAAAATTTCTGTGGAGCAGAAAAAGCTTGGGGAGCCAATTGGTGACAATCTGCAAGGGAAAACA GTGTTTATCCTGGGGTTTGGAAATATCGGGATACATTTGGCGAAGCGTCTACGTCCATTTGATGTGAAAATACTTGCTACCAAACGGAGTTGGGGCAGGCTTGCACAGGACTCAAGCAAATCTGAGG CACCGCCTGTTGAGAATGACTGCTATGCTGACCTGGTTGATGAGAGGGGAAGCCATGCTGATATCTTGAAGTTCGCAAGCAAAGCTGATATTGTTGTATGTTGCTTAGCCATGAACAGTGAAACT GCTGGCATCGTGAACAATGATTTTATATCTGTCATGAGAAAG GACCGCAAAACGGGACAAACAATTGTCATAGGATATGAATCACAGggcctttaccatcttacctcttcaaattcTTTCATAGCATGCTCCACTATAGATCCTCCCGACCTTATTCACAAACGTTTAGAACATCCgagtctatccaagctacaaaaaatggtgcctagtttgtctagtctatccacattagattgtgagtcgtgtcaacttgggaaacacacccGTGCTACATTTTCACGTAGTATTGAGTCACtcagagtctattttctcattagttcattatga
- the LOC107867935 gene encoding formate dehydrogenase isoform X3, with the protein MEGRSWRQLKEEIVAALCGVLIYYTWQARNWKLFRHINVDDVPLESVAAVIGDYEICVVKNFRMNSDVLSHAKSMKLIMQFGVGLEGVDINAATKHGIKVARIPGGATGNAASCAEMAIYLILGLLRKQHQLKISVEQKKLGEPIGDNLQGKTVFILGFGNIGIHLAKRLRPFDVKILATKRSWGRLAQDSSKSEAPPVENDCYADLVDERGSHADILKFASKADIVVCCLAMNSETAGIVNNDFISVMRKDRKTGQTIVIGYESQGLYHLTSSNSFIACSTIDPPDLIHKRLEHPSLSKLQKMVPSLSSLSTLDCESCQLGKHTRATFSRSIESLRVYFLISSL; encoded by the exons ATGGAAGGTAGAAGCTGGAGACAACTCAAGGAGGAAATTGTAGCAGCTTTATGTGGAGTTCTAATATACTACACTTGGCAGGCCAGAAACTGGAAGCTGTTCAGGCACATAAAT GTTGATGACGTTCCACTTGAAAGTGTGGCTGCTGTGATTGGTGACTATGAAATTTGTGTGGTTAAAAACTTCCGGATGAACTCTGATGTCCTCTCCCATGCAAAGAGCATGAAGCTCATAATGCAATTTGGAGTTGGGCTAGAAG GTGTTGACATTAATGCTGCCACAAAGCATGGCATTAAGGTTGCCAGAATTCCAGGTGGTGCAACTGGAAATGCTGCTTCATGTGCTGAAATGGCCATATATCTCATCTTGGGCCTCCTGCGTAAGCAA CATCAATTGAAAATTTCTGTGGAGCAGAAAAAGCTTGGGGAGCCAATTGGTGACAATCTGCAAGGGAAAACA GTGTTTATCCTGGGGTTTGGAAATATCGGGATACATTTGGCGAAGCGTCTACGTCCATTTGATGTGAAAATACTTGCTACCAAACGGAGTTGGGGCAGGCTTGCACAGGACTCAAGCAAATCTGAGG CACCGCCTGTTGAGAATGACTGCTATGCTGACCTGGTTGATGAGAGGGGAAGCCATGCTGATATCTTGAAGTTCGCAAGCAAAGCTGATATTGTTGTATGTTGCTTAGCCATGAACAGTGAAACT GCTGGCATCGTGAACAATGATTTTATATCTGTCATGAGAAAG GACCGCAAAACGGGACAAACAATTGTCATAGGATATGAATCACAGggcctttaccatcttacctcttcaaattcTTTCATAGCATGCTCCACTATAGATCCTCCCGACCTTATTCACAAACGTTTAGAACATCCgagtctatccaagctacaaaaaatggtgcctagtttgtctagtctatccacattagattgtgagtcgtgtcaacttgggaaacacacccGTGCTACATTTTCACGTAGTATTGAGTCACtcagagtctattttctcattagttcattatga